A part of bacterium genomic DNA contains:
- a CDS encoding ribulose-phosphate 3-epimerase, with translation MKKIHLSPKIAASILAADISYLGHEIQDAIQAGTDWLHIDVMDGSFVPPITFGTNVVEAIKKSSELFLDVHLMIEKPENHIESFARAGADLITIHQEVSPHLHRTLTAIKQLGIQCGVAINPSTPVESILPVLDIVDLVLIMTVNPGWGGQKFISSCVAKIEQISQERDEAELNFSIEVDGGVQPDTAQLCRAAGADVFVAGSYIFGAKSRQVAIESLRTALSSEQMTTRIN, from the coding sequence ATGAAGAAAATACACCTCTCCCCTAAAATTGCTGCTTCAATACTGGCAGCTGACATATCCTACCTCGGTCATGAAATTCAGGATGCGATTCAGGCTGGCACAGATTGGCTACACATTGATGTCATGGATGGAAGCTTTGTACCTCCCATTACCTTTGGAACGAATGTAGTTGAGGCAATTAAAAAAAGCTCTGAACTTTTTCTCGATGTCCATCTCATGATAGAGAAACCAGAGAACCATATTGAGAGCTTTGCCAGAGCTGGGGCGGACTTGATCACTATCCACCAAGAAGTATCACCCCACCTTCACCGAACACTTACTGCCATCAAACAACTCGGGATTCAATGTGGAGTAGCTATTAATCCAAGCACTCCGGTAGAATCCATCTTGCCCGTTCTCGATATCGTAGATCTCGTGCTTATTATGACGGTAAATCCAGGGTGGGGCGGCCAAAAGTTTATTTCCTCTTGCGTTGCAAAAATTGAACAGATCTCACAAGAACGAGATGAAGCAGAGTTAAATTTCTCTATTGAAGTGGATGGTGGCGTTCAACCAGATACCGCGCAATTATGTCGTGCTGCCGGCGCTGATGTTTTCGTGGCAGGATCGTACATCTTTGGGGCAAAATCTCGGCAAGTAGCTATTGAAAGCCTGAGAACGGCACTCTCATCCGAGCAGATGACAACACGTATTAATTAA